In Microplitis demolitor isolate Queensland-Clemson2020A chromosome 9, iyMicDemo2.1a, whole genome shotgun sequence, one genomic interval encodes:
- the LOC103569648 gene encoding micronuclear linker histone polyprotein isoform X2, with product MSSSDTNDLRYRLVVFVGSKKKQEVIDIVPSAWIYYDNKSKILKCKFMPETMYDEKNLKVLNDMVKRGTEPCHDWPCYPIEIRGRARSYKEAETLIKKLQYEPYAYSTDNEASAKCKAKEDESYYKEKAKETTAEELFASAFIKFDNDIHSFSDGNLSSENNEESEISRKKSGKSQKQSKKEGNYTKIKTTSSTKRKKKSKRNESCSESSTSDNDIVSSLKFRKLTREGSKKPGNSFSSNDEDDSRNDDFVTDKSFGKHKLPIKMVTKKFSPNKGMRRNYEAKNKKSLETGKGNNSSANNSSISNDDSNETEK from the exons ATGTCGTCATCTGATACTAATGATTTGAGATATCGATTAGTAGTGTTTGTCggtagcaaaaaaaaacaagaagtAATTGACATTGTCCCCAGTGCTTGGAtttattatgacaataaatcaaaaatattaaagtgcAAATTTATGCCAGAAACTATGtacgatgaaaaaaatttaaaagtgctAAATGATATGGTAAAACGTGGTACTGAACCTTGTCACGATTGGCCATGTTATCCCATTGAGATTCGGGGACGAGCAC GTTCATATAAAGAAGCTGagacattaattaaaaaattacaatatgaACCCTATGCATACTCAACAGATAATGAAGCTTCAGCTAAATGTAAAGCGAAGGAAGACGAAAGCTATTACAAAGAAAAAGCAAAGGAAACAACCGCGGAAGAATTATTTGCAAGCGCGTTTATAAAATTCGATAATgatattcattcattttctg ATGGCAATCTAAGTTCTGAGAACAATGAGGAGTCTGAAATATCTCGCAAGAAAAGTGGCAAATCCCAAAAACAATCTAAAAAGGAAGGAAACTATACTA AAATCAAGACTACTTCTTCGACTaagcgcaaaaaaaaatcaaaaagaaatGAAAGCTGCTCAGAAAGTTCAACCAGTGACAATGATATAGTATCATCATTGAAGTTTCGAAAATTAACTCGAGAAGGAAGCAAGAAACCCGGCAATTCTTTTTCCAGTAACGACGAAGACGATTCACGCAATGATGACTTTGTCACTGACAAATCGTTTGGCAAACACAAATTACCAATAAAGAtggtcacaaaaaaattttctcctaACAaag gaATGCGAAGAAATTATGAggccaaaaacaaaaaaagtttagaaaCAGGAAAAGGAAATAATAGCTCTGCAAATAATTCTAGTATCAGCAATGATGATAGTAATGAAACGGAAAAATAA
- the LOC103569648 gene encoding micronuclear linker histone polyprotein isoform X1, with translation MSSSDTNDLRYRLVVFVGSKKKQEVIDIVPSAWIYYDNKSKILKCKFMPETMYDEKNLKVLNDMVKRGTEPCHDWPCYPIEIRGRARSYKEAETLIKKLQYEPYAYSTDNEASAKCKAKEDESYYKEKAKETTAEELFASAFIKFDNDIHSFSGDGNLSSENNEESEISRKKSGKSQKQSKKEGNYTKIKTTSSTKRKKKSKRNESCSESSTSDNDIVSSLKFRKLTREGSKKPGNSFSSNDEDDSRNDDFVTDKSFGKHKLPIKMVTKKFSPNKGMRRNYEAKNKKSLETGKGNNSSANNSSISNDDSNETEK, from the exons ATGTCGTCATCTGATACTAATGATTTGAGATATCGATTAGTAGTGTTTGTCggtagcaaaaaaaaacaagaagtAATTGACATTGTCCCCAGTGCTTGGAtttattatgacaataaatcaaaaatattaaagtgcAAATTTATGCCAGAAACTATGtacgatgaaaaaaatttaaaagtgctAAATGATATGGTAAAACGTGGTACTGAACCTTGTCACGATTGGCCATGTTATCCCATTGAGATTCGGGGACGAGCAC GTTCATATAAAGAAGCTGagacattaattaaaaaattacaatatgaACCCTATGCATACTCAACAGATAATGAAGCTTCAGCTAAATGTAAAGCGAAGGAAGACGAAAGCTATTACAAAGAAAAAGCAAAGGAAACAACCGCGGAAGAATTATTTGCAAGCGCGTTTATAAAATTCGATAATgatattcattcattttctg GAGATGGCAATCTAAGTTCTGAGAACAATGAGGAGTCTGAAATATCTCGCAAGAAAAGTGGCAAATCCCAAAAACAATCTAAAAAGGAAGGAAACTATACTA AAATCAAGACTACTTCTTCGACTaagcgcaaaaaaaaatcaaaaagaaatGAAAGCTGCTCAGAAAGTTCAACCAGTGACAATGATATAGTATCATCATTGAAGTTTCGAAAATTAACTCGAGAAGGAAGCAAGAAACCCGGCAATTCTTTTTCCAGTAACGACGAAGACGATTCACGCAATGATGACTTTGTCACTGACAAATCGTTTGGCAAACACAAATTACCAATAAAGAtggtcacaaaaaaattttctcctaACAaag gaATGCGAAGAAATTATGAggccaaaaacaaaaaaagtttagaaaCAGGAAAAGGAAATAATAGCTCTGCAAATAATTCTAGTATCAGCAATGATGATAGTAATGAAACGGAAAAATAA